In Chrysiogenia bacterium, a genomic segment contains:
- the rimK gene encoding 30S ribosomal protein S6--L-glutamate ligase: MRIVILSRGPLLYSTQRLKEAGEQRGHEVRVVDYLRCYMNIASGRPSVVYAGGELTDVDAVIPRIGASHTFYGAAVVRQFEMMDVFCLNSSTAIARSRDKLHTLQLLSRKGVGLPVTGFAHSSKDVSGVIDIVGGAPLVIKLLEGTQGIGVVLAETRQAAKSVIEAFQGIHANILVQEFIKEAGGSDIRCFVVGDRVVASMVRQGAPGEFRSNIHRGGEAVRAKLTPIERKTAVTAAKVMKLKVAGVDMLRSNHGPVIMEVNSSPGLEGIEQASERDVAGKVIEFIEKSLEAPRKPRKEGGESVEEDEITGL, translated from the coding sequence ATGAGAATCGTCATCCTCAGCCGCGGCCCGTTGCTCTACTCCACCCAGCGCCTCAAAGAGGCGGGCGAGCAGCGCGGGCACGAAGTGCGCGTCGTCGACTACCTTCGCTGCTACATGAACATCGCCTCGGGCCGCCCGAGCGTGGTGTATGCGGGCGGAGAGCTGACGGACGTGGACGCGGTGATCCCGCGCATCGGCGCAAGCCATACCTTCTATGGCGCCGCCGTGGTGCGGCAGTTCGAGATGATGGACGTCTTTTGCCTGAACAGCTCCACGGCAATCGCGCGCTCGCGCGACAAGCTCCACACCCTGCAGCTCCTCTCGCGCAAGGGCGTGGGACTTCCCGTCACCGGGTTTGCCCACTCCTCGAAAGACGTGAGCGGCGTGATCGACATCGTCGGCGGCGCGCCGCTGGTGATCAAGCTGCTGGAAGGGACCCAGGGCATCGGCGTCGTACTCGCCGAGACGCGCCAGGCCGCCAAGAGCGTGATCGAGGCCTTCCAGGGAATTCACGCCAACATCCTGGTGCAGGAATTCATCAAGGAAGCCGGTGGATCCGACATCCGCTGTTTTGTCGTCGGCGACCGCGTCGTGGCCAGCATGGTGCGGCAGGGCGCCCCCGGAGAGTTCCGCTCCAACATCCACCGCGGCGGCGAGGCCGTGCGCGCCAAGCTCACCCCCATCGAGCGCAAGACCGCCGTGACGGCGGCCAAGGTGATGAAGCTCAAGGTGGCCGGCGTCGACATGCTCCGCTCCAACCACGGCCCGGTGATCATGGAAGTGAACTCCTCGCCCGGCCTCGAAGGAATCGAGCAGGCCAGCGAACGCGACGTCGCCGGCAAGGTGATCGAGTTCATCGAGAAAAGCCTCGAAGCCCCCAGAAAGCCCCGCAAGGAAGGCGGCGAGAGCGTCGAGGAAGATGAGATTACTGGGTTGTAG